TGCCAACCTGTTCGTCGTCTTCTTTGCCGCTACCTGGGGACCGATCATGTGGGTGATGCTCGGAGAAATGTTCCCCAACCGAATGCGTGCGGTCGCACTCGGCATCAGTACCGCGGCGAACTGGGTCGCGAATTTCGCCATCACCCTTGCATTCCCGCCACTGTCCGACACCATCGGACTGGGATTCATCTATTCGTTCTTCGCGTTCTTCGCAATCCTGTCGTTCTTCTTCGTCAAGTACAAGATCAGGGAGACCAAGGGTATGGAGCTCGAGGACATGGTGATCTGACATGCCGATGTTCGTCGTCGAGTACGCGTACTCACCCGAAACATCTTCCGGCCGTGACGATCACCGGACCGATCACCGCGCGTGGTTGCGTGAACTGGAGCGTCGCAAGATCCTCAGGTCGTCGAGCCCGCTCGCCGATCACAGCGGCGCAACGATGATCGTCGAAGGTGTGGACAAGGAAAGTGTGGAACGCATGTTCGCACATGACCCGTTCGCAACGGCCCATCTGATCGACCGAGTTCGGGTGAGCGAGTGGGCGACGGGCGCATAGCCCGTCGCCGACGATCAGAGGCTCTTGGCCCAGCCCGAGACCCGCTGCACGACGTCCTCGCACGTGAGGCCGAGTTCGTGGTGCAGCTGCTCACGCGACGCGTGATCCAGGAATCGTTGTGGCACACCGAGATCGCGACACGGTGTATCGACGCCTGCCGCGCGCAACGCGGCCGACAGAGTCGAGCCGATTCCGCCGTGCACACCGCTGTCCTCGATGGTCACCACCAAGCGGTAGTCCTCGGCCAACTTCAGCAAGGACTCGGGAATCGGGAGTACCCATCGCGGATCCACCACGGCCACCGAGATGCCGTCGTGTCGAAGTTTCTTCGCTGCGTCGAGGGCAAGTGAACCGAACACACCGACCGCGACGATCAGCACATCGCCGGTTGCATCGGTCGGCTCGGCGAGCACGTCGACGATTCCGTCCAGTCGACGCACGGCCGATACGGTCTCGGTCACCGCTCCCTTCGGGAAGCGCAGCGCAGTAGGCCCGTCGGACGTTGCAATTGCCTCGGCCAACTCCTCTCGCAGAGTGTCGGCATCGCGAGGTGCCGCCACCTTCATCCCCGGTACGATGCCGAGCAGCGACATGTCCCACATGCCGTTGTGGCTGGCACCGTCCGCGCCGGTGACGCCCGCGCGATCCAGAACCACCGTGACCGGCAGCCCGAGCAACGCCACGTCCATCAGCAACTGATCGAACGCGCGGTTGAGGAAGGTCGAGTAGATGGCGACCACCGGATGCATGCCCCCGAGAGCCAAACCGGCCGCCGACGTCATTGCATGCTGCTCGGCGATACCGACGTCGAAAAGCCGATCGGGAAACCGAACCCCGAACGCAGCGAGACCAGTGGGCGCGGCCATCGCAGCGGTGATCGCGACGACGTCGTCGTTCTGTTCGCCCTGCTCGATCAATGCCGCCGAGAACACCGAGGTCCAGTCCGGTGCCGACTTCGACCGAGCGAGTCCGGTCGCCGGATCGATGACACCGGTGGCATGCATCTGGTCTGCTACGTCGTTCTCGGCATGGACGTAGCCCATTCCCTTGCGCGTCACCGCGTGCACGATGACCGGTCCGCCGTAAGCCTTGGCCCGGCGCAGTGCGGATTCCATCGCATGCTGATCGTGGCCGTCCACCGGTCCCAGATATTTGATGCCGAGATCGGTGAACATCACCTGCGGACTGATGGCGTCCTTCACACCGGCCTTCATGCCGTGGAGCATCCGGTAGGCGGTGGGCCCGACGACAGGGATCTTGCGCACGATGCGGCGCCCGTTGTCCAGAATCTTCTCGTACTCGGGCTGGAGCCGCAGCGCCGCCAGATGATCGGCCAGGCCGCCGATGGTCGGGGCGTACGAGCGTCCGTTGTCGTTGACCACGATGATCAAGGATCGGTCGCGGCCGGCCGCAATGTTGTTGAGTGCTTCCCAGCACATGCCGCCGGTGAGCGCACCATCGCCGACGACGGCTACGACGTGCCGATCGGTCTCGCCCTTGAGCGCGAACGCCTTCGCCAAGCCGTCGGCATAGGACAGCGAGGCCGACGCGTGCGAGGACTCAACCCAATCGTGTTCGCTCTCGACCCGGGACGGATAGCCCGAGAGGCCGCCCTGTTTGCGCAGCGTGTCGAACAAGCCGGTACGACCGGTCAGCATCTTGTGCACGTAAGCCTGGTGGCCCGTGTCGAAGATGACGGGATCACGTGGTGAATCGAAGATGCGGTGGATCGCCAGTGTCAGCTCCACCACGCCGAGGTTGGGACCGAGGTGGCCCCCGGTGGCCGATACCTTCTCGACGAGAAACGCACGGATCTCGCGAGCCAATTCGGCCAGCTCCGCGCTACCGAGGTCGCGCAAGTCCTCGGGCGTCTGAATTCGCGCTAGGACACCCAACGAGATCGCTCCCTCCGGCCGGAAAAACACTGGACAATTCAGTCTACGGAGTCGCTGTGCTCGCGCTGCTCCGCCCAGCGTGGTGTCGGTGACACTACCGTCGCCCATCGATGTGCCCTGGATCAGCCGCCCCTAACCTCGACGGTGGGCGAATCGGACACCACACATACAGTGACGCCCATGAGCAACGTCGTCGATGCCATCCTGTGCCGCGTTCACGAACTGTGCCGAGACGACACGTCCGGGCAGGTGGCCGACTACATTCCAGAGCTTGCCGCTGTCACACCGGACGGCTTCGGAATAGCACTCACCACCACCGACGGTTACGTCTACGAGGTCGGCGACACCCGACTACCCTTCACGATCCAATCGATCTCCAAGCCCTTCACCTACGCGCTGGCTCTGGCCGATCGCGGACTCGATGCCGTCGCGAACAAGATCGATATCGAGCCGTCCGGTGAGCCGTTCAACGAGATCAGCCTCGACCCGGTCACCGAGCGGCCACGCAACCCGATGATCAACGCCGGTGCGATCACGTCGGCATCTCTCATCGCCGGCCGTACTCCGCAGGATCGATTCGAGCGAATACGGGCCTCCTACTCACGCTATGCAGGGAGGTCTCTGACCTTCAACGATGCCGTCTACCGTTCGGAGGCGCGCACCGGTAACCGGAACCGCGCCATCGGATACATGCTCCGTTCGTTCGACATCATCGAACAGGACCCGGACGCCGCCGTCGATCTGTACTTTCGTCAGTGCTCGATAGATGTCACCGCGGCGGACCTCGCGATGATGGCGGCAACCATGGCCAACAACGGTGTCAATCCGCGCACCAGAGAACGCGCGCTGGCACCTGCTCTGGTCGAACGAGTGTTGTCGGTGATGACCACGTGCGGGATGTACGACGGCGCAGGCGATTGGGTGGCACAGGTGGGAATGCCGGCCAAGAGCGGAGTCGGAGGCGGGATTCTCGCGGTACTGCCCGGCCAGATGGGGATCGCCGTCTACTCGCCGCGGCTCGATTCCCATGGAAACAGCGTGCGCGGGGTCGCCGCCTGCCGAGAACTGTCGAGCCGGCTCGAACTGCACTTCCTACACGTCACACGAGCGGCGAAGTCCTCCATCCGGCGTCGATACGTGCTCACCGAGGCGCCGTCGCGCAAAAGGCGCTCCGACGTCGAACAGGCCACCCTGGCCGCGGTGGGAGATCGCGCCCGAGTGTACGAATTGCACGGTGACCTGCTGTTCTCCGGTGCCGAGACCGCAGTCCGTGAGATCGGAAATCTGGATCGAGAGCTGGACGCACTCGTCATCGACGTCCGCGGCGTCGACGAGGTCAGTGCCATCGCTCGCAGCATGTTCGAGGATCTTCGCCGGGATCTGGCCGAACACGGCTGTGTGGTGTGCCTGGTGGACCCCCGGGCGATCATGGGACACACCACCTCGAGTCTCGACCCGGCCGATCCGGCGGGTCGTGTCTACTCGAGCCTGGGGTCGGCCATCCAGTGGGCCGAGAACCTTCTGCTCGATCGACATTGTGCAGGTCTGCGACAGCCCACCGAGATCACAGCAGCCGAGCACCCGTTGCTCGCAGGACTGTCGGCCGCCCAGTACGAGGCGGTGAGCCCCTATCTCGAGAAGCGACATTACGCGCGCGGAGACATCATCGTGCATCACGGCGACGCGGCCGCAGGCCTGTTTCTCATGCTGCGCGGCGAGGTGACGTCGACGACCGTGTCGGCCGACGGCGGTACGCATCGGATCACGACGCTGTCGCCCGGGATGAGCTTCGGCGAGATGCCGCTGTTGATGGCAGTGCCGTTTCTGCTCGACATGGTGGCGGACACACCGGTCGACCTCGTGGTGGTGTCGGTACCGCACTTCGAGGCGCTGACTCGGGACGCACCCGAGGTCAAGCTTGCCCTCTTGGAGAATCTGGCGACCGGCGCCTACAGCCAAATGGCAGCGGTGATCAGAACGCTCGGGCGGTTCGACATCGGTATCTGACACCGACGGCCGAACCGCCCGAGGCGAACGTGGATCGGTCAGGCACCCAACGTCAGCATCGTGAGCACCTCGGTGGGCTGCGGCGACCCACCCGCGGGCTCGAGGGAGAACGCGAAGTTCGTCGATGTGCCGAGGCCGTCGACCACCGTGCCCGATTCCGACGTGAGCTGATCCTCGGTCACGACGCCGGCCGATCGAGGCGAACCGTCGACGAACCACATCTGATAGACGCGGCCGGGCGGCGGTTGCGGAACCCCGTCGAGATCGACGACGACCGCGTCCTGCGAGAGCGAATACGCCACGGTTGCCGATCCGCCACCGGGGAACTCCGCCGTCGCCTGACGTGCATCGGGTGCCGCTACGATCTGGTCCGCCTGCGACGGCTGGGGATCGTTGCCCATCGTCTGCGTGACGACCACCACGCCGCCGACGGCGACGATCACTGCGGCAGCGGCCGACATTATCGAGTAGCGCCAGGACTTCGAGC
The nucleotide sequence above comes from Rhodococcoides fascians A25f. Encoded proteins:
- a CDS encoding YciI family protein yields the protein MPMFVVEYAYSPETSSGRDDHRTDHRAWLRELERRKILRSSSPLADHSGATMIVEGVDKESVERMFAHDPFATAHLIDRVRVSEWATGA
- the dxs gene encoding 1-deoxy-D-xylulose-5-phosphate synthase, whose amino-acid sequence is MGVLARIQTPEDLRDLGSAELAELAREIRAFLVEKVSATGGHLGPNLGVVELTLAIHRIFDSPRDPVIFDTGHQAYVHKMLTGRTGLFDTLRKQGGLSGYPSRVESEHDWVESSHASASLSYADGLAKAFALKGETDRHVVAVVGDGALTGGMCWEALNNIAAGRDRSLIIVVNDNGRSYAPTIGGLADHLAALRLQPEYEKILDNGRRIVRKIPVVGPTAYRMLHGMKAGVKDAISPQVMFTDLGIKYLGPVDGHDQHAMESALRRAKAYGGPVIVHAVTRKGMGYVHAENDVADQMHATGVIDPATGLARSKSAPDWTSVFSAALIEQGEQNDDVVAITAAMAAPTGLAAFGVRFPDRLFDVGIAEQHAMTSAAGLALGGMHPVVAIYSTFLNRAFDQLLMDVALLGLPVTVVLDRAGVTGADGASHNGMWDMSLLGIVPGMKVAAPRDADTLREELAEAIATSDGPTALRFPKGAVTETVSAVRRLDGIVDVLAEPTDATGDVLIVAVGVFGSLALDAAKKLRHDGISVAVVDPRWVLPIPESLLKLAEDYRLVVTIEDSGVHGGIGSTLSAALRAAGVDTPCRDLGVPQRFLDHASREQLHHELGLTCEDVVQRVSGWAKSL
- the glsA gene encoding glutaminase A, giving the protein MSNVVDAILCRVHELCRDDTSGQVADYIPELAAVTPDGFGIALTTTDGYVYEVGDTRLPFTIQSISKPFTYALALADRGLDAVANKIDIEPSGEPFNEISLDPVTERPRNPMINAGAITSASLIAGRTPQDRFERIRASYSRYAGRSLTFNDAVYRSEARTGNRNRAIGYMLRSFDIIEQDPDAAVDLYFRQCSIDVTAADLAMMAATMANNGVNPRTRERALAPALVERVLSVMTTCGMYDGAGDWVAQVGMPAKSGVGGGILAVLPGQMGIAVYSPRLDSHGNSVRGVAACRELSSRLELHFLHVTRAAKSSIRRRYVLTEAPSRKRRSDVEQATLAAVGDRARVYELHGDLLFSGAETAVREIGNLDRELDALVIDVRGVDEVSAIARSMFEDLRRDLAEHGCVVCLVDPRAIMGHTTSSLDPADPAGRVYSSLGSAIQWAENLLLDRHCAGLRQPTEITAAEHPLLAGLSAAQYEAVSPYLEKRHYARGDIIVHHGDAAAGLFLMLRGEVTSTTVSADGGTHRITTLSPGMSFGEMPLLMAVPFLLDMVADTPVDLVVVSVPHFEALTRDAPEVKLALLENLATGAYSQMAAVIRTLGRFDIGI
- a CDS encoding anti-sigma factor, which encodes MSESSRQRLLDDAEVYALHATTESERRDIETERLRVDDTARAQFDVLVTEIHETLALAAAVDATTAPDRLRRAVLDRVASSDQEPTVRKLPPNVTPLHRHRRERSKSWRYSIMSAAAAVIVAVGGVVVVTQTMGNDPQPSQADQIVAAPDARQATAEFPGGGSATVAYSLSQDAVVVDLDGVPQPPPGRVYQMWFVDGSPRSAGVVTEDQLTSESGTVVDGLGTSTNFAFSLEPAGGSPQPTEVLTMLTLGA